The sequence below is a genomic window from Lolium perenne isolate Kyuss_39 chromosome 7, Kyuss_2.0, whole genome shotgun sequence.
GAGTACAAAGAAGTGCATGACAAACCGGAGGTTTTTAATGGCAATCTTACATACAGGAGCCACATTCACCATTCACTCAGTGCTTTGAGATTGATGAGACTTCTAATATTTATCTAATATAAAACCAATACTTTAAATACAAGTGAATTTTTATGAAACTAAACAAATACATATGAAACATTGTGAAACACTCTAGCGAAAAACATCACTTCGATTTGTTTCACaaaatgcatttgtgtttgtgagTGGACTGAGTTAGCACACGAATGACATCACATATGATGTCACTGCTGTAGGTAATGTTCACTATAAaaagaggttttcaagtacatGACTGGTCGGTTCTTAAACCAAAACTTAATGCCGCACTGTTGTGTGGAAGAATATGCATACAAACTAAAATAATATTATGTTGTTAATCATGCAATATGTGTCGACTTGTGATTATTTGCAATATTACTCCATGGATATAGTCAGATATTTGCAATATTATTCCATCAATGCATGCAGATTATTTGCAACATTTTCCCATCGATCCATGCAAAAGTGAGATCAAAGAATATTTAATAACAGGTGAAAAAGATTTCTTTGACCCTGTTATGTGGAAGAATATGTATGAAGAAAATTCTGGTTGTTAATCATGCGATGCATGTTGACTTGTGATTTATTAATTAGCAAGATTTTTTCCATTGATGCATTCAAGTTATTTGCAGTATTTGAAATCTTTTCATTGATGCATGCACAAACCGAAAAATCCGTACTGAAATCTTATGCATGCAATATTTGCTACACAATTAATTAGCTTTTGAGTAGCAGTCAGCATTAATGATAATGAAGCAGTAGTGACAGCAGTATATCCCCCTCAAACCGCCGTCACATGATTGACTGGCACAGAGCGCTGTCCAGAACAAAGAAGCACCGCAGCACAGACAATTAACCACCGTTGGCCACATATCCTCAGATTAACCAGGGACGAGCAGCTACTCCTTTTAACGTCCTGCctgcagcagtagcagtagcactCGCTGCCAAAcgcatgaagctctttgggaagcAGCCGATGCAGAAGCTCCGGCTGGTTAACCCTACGGCCCTGTTCCTCCCGGCGatcgtcctcgtcctcttcgtcgtcACCACGCGCCTCCCAGGTTCTTTCTTCGGCGCCGGCATCCCCACGATCTCTTGTCCTGGCCATCCTCCAGTCATCAGGAACTCCACTTCTGCTGTTGCCGGCCGGGTGCCCAAGGGATGCGACATCTTCCGGGGCGAGTGGGTGCCGGACGACGCCGCGCCCTACTACACGAACCGCAGCTGCGCGCTGATCGAGGAGCACCAGAACTGCATGAAGTACGGCCGCCCGGACCTCGGGTTCCTCAAGTGGCGGTGGCGGCCGGAGGGGTGCGAGCTCCCGCGGTTCGACGCGGCGGGGTTCTTGCACGCCGTCAGGAGCCGGTCCATGGTGTTCGTCGGGGATTCGCTTGCCAGGAACCACATGCAGTCCCTCATGTGCCTCCTTTCCAAGGTACTCTAATCATCATCGATGAATCTTGGAAGCTTTGAATTCATCTCAAATTTCAGTTGGTTGGGATGGGAGATTTGATCAATTTGCTTGTTAATTTACAGGTGGAGTACCCGAAGGACATCTCCCCGACGAAGAACCAGCCAGCGGTGACAATGTACTACGAGTCGCACGACTTCACCCTCACCATCTTCCGCTCGCTGTTCCTCGTCAAATCGAACAAGTCTAAGAGCGACGGGCCATGGAACCTGTACCTGGACGAGCCAGACGACGCCTGGCTGCCGTTCGTATCCGGCTACGACTACATCATCATCTCGGGGGCGACCTGGTTCTCGCACCCGTCCATGTTCTACGACGCCGGCGGCCGCCTCGTCGGCTGCCAGTCCTGCGGCGTGCCGGGCGTGCCCGAGCTCGGCCCGCGCTACTCCCTGCGCGCCGCGTTCCGCACGGCGCTGCGGGCGATCGCGAACTTGGAAGGCTTCAACGGGACGGCCATCGTGCGGACGCTGACGGCGGCGTCGCACTTCGAGGGCGGGGACTGGGACAAGGGCGGCGACTGCCGGCGCACGCGGCCGTACGCGGGAAACGAGACGCGTGTCACGGGGAAGGAGCTCGACTTCTACACAGCGCAGGTGGAGGAGTTCAACGCGGCCAAGGAGGCGGCGAGGGGGAGAGGGGTGAGGATGATGCTCATGGACGCGACGGCGGCGATGGTGCTCCGGCCGGACGGGCACCCGAGCCGGTACGGGCACTGGGCGCACGAGAACGTGACGCTGTACAACGACTGCGTGCACTGGTGCCTGCCCGGCCCCGTCGACGTGTGGAACCAGATGCTGCTCCACATGCTACTCGCTGCATCGTAAATCCATCGATGCGCGCCCGTGCCTTGTGAAATCGCTGGCCTTGTTTCTGGTTTATGCCTGCCCAAGCATTAAAACTTCCCTTTCTGAACATAGGCGCACACATTGTTTTGCCCATCCGTTCGGGACATAAATGAGTTGAATCTTCCTTTCCATCGCTGCATCATAAATGAGTACAATTTAGCAATTTAACAATCTAATCATACTAAAGATCCTCCTCTTAATCACTTTCATCCTTTATGATCATATAATTATGCAAAATCACATAGTACACAAAGTAAAGAGAAAGTAAAGACAATGCTGAAAGTAAAAGCAAGGGGGAGAAGGAAAACCGGAGGCAAATCCAAATTAAGCGAAAAATGACAAAAAAGAGACGGCAAAAGTAAATTGCTTTGTAGATCTAAAGGAAAAGAAAAGACTCACGGGATttgcagcttccccaagcttacctgATTCCACCTTGTTGATAAAGACGGTGCCCGAAAATGTATTGAATGTtgccttgaagatgaagatgttctCCCAGCTTGATGATGATGCGCCCGATATGTGTTCTTGCAGCTGCCCGGCAACGGTGCTAGAAAATGTTCTTGATGGCAACAACTCTATGTGTACCAACTTATTGGGgctcaagtgcagagtgttgtagcaAACGTCTTTTTTCCACAATGGTGACTCAACGGTTTATATCAAACTCTCGAATAACTAGCGAATAATTAACCCCCTTTTCCTCTTCAAGCAATCCACAAACAAAATAAATTGCCTTATGTCCCTAActtcaccgtgtggttgtcaagcacaagcttTCGTGGGGTGCATGGAAAATTCTTCCTTATTGATTCAGGTATACAAGACTCGCACAAGTTCACACATCCAGTCATTACATTAAATTGCATTACACGACATCATTCATGCTAGCCATCACCGAAGCATGTGCAGGATGTGCCGGTGGTTGGAGTTCCAGGCGGCCAAGGACAATGCCTTGTCTAACGACTAGGAGATCCCCGATAGGCAGGATTCTTGTCATGGGCTGCATGGCGAGATAGTAGCCCAGGGCGAGGAAGCTGCTGACGAGGACCAGTACCGCGCCGCTGGAGAAGACGCCCTCGCCGACCACGTCGCAGTAGGAAGGGACGAGGTGGTGCGCGGAAGTGGGGCCAGCCATGTTCCACCCCTGGTAGTTCAGGAACGTGCCATGGAGTAGCAACAGAAGAGCAAGCGGGAAAGCCGCACTGTTGTGGATATATATGCACACATAAGGATAGAGATGAACATGAAAAACACATAGATATATATAGGACTACATACCAAGAAACAATGTAGCAGATTGACCCGATTGTCCAATGGGCATAGCACTGGTTACGTCGCCGTACTTTGCAGCATATGCCATCACCTGACGCCTCGATTACTACTGCATGAGCGAGCATAAAAAGCAGAGCCGAAAGCATGCCGAGAAGTGAAGCTGGAGTTCGTGGGTACATGCATCCACCATGTCTAGTTCTTCTTATACCAGAGGCCTGCGTGTATGACAATGGGTGTACAGATCACGCTAAGAGCATCTAACTTCCTGATAAGACCTAAATTCGTTGCTAGTTGATCACAAAATATACATTTTGTTAAGCATTAGTTCATACACCAAATTGGAATGTGGACCTATATCAGAAGGTAGAAATAATTAAATATATCAAATGAGACTTGGTAATTTCCATTGAAATAGTTATGCATAGGTTTTTGAAGTATACAATTAATTTTGTCTACTTCACTTCGATATTTGGTAGGAATTTGTTGAGCCCACATTATAGTTATAATAATTGTTGCTCAAGCGCATAATGAAATTGTGCTCATCTGGCATGCTAACTGCCAACTGAAAATTGTGTCCATCTTTAACCTGGGTGGAACATGAATCATCCTGATCGTTACTAATGTTTAGTTCGATGATGCATATTTAAGGCTTGACCTAGATTGTTAGTTTGTCGTAAAACAGGGGGTGATCTAATCAGGTAAACTACAATAACATGACAAAACCACATTCATAACAGATAATTACTATGGCCCATCCAATCTCACTTAGAATGTGGATCATCTTAATTATATAAGGTAACAATAAAAACTTGTAAAAATATTTCAATCACGTAAAGGTCAACACCCCTACCCTTATCAATACCATATTTTGGTGAAGCATCTCCTATTAGAGTCATTGATTTCACAAACTTTGGAAAGGAACGATGGATGAAGAAACAGAAAATAACGGGGCGATAGAAGTTCATGGTGGGCACTGAATGTGACGGTGGTGGATATGAGTGTGATCTAGATGAAGAGGATATGTTAGTATGAGAGGGAACCATTGATTTTGAACAAGGAAGGAGGATGAGGGGTGTAGTTCGGATGAGGAAGAGTAGGAGATCCGAGGAGGAGGGGGTGCTCATAGGCATGACCTTGCTCACATGGATATAAAGGGATATGGATGAGGAGAAGATATGAGGAAGGGTGGTAGTGGACTCACCAGTTGCGGGGACAATGACATATGTATATAAGTTGATTGTTACATGTAGTTCTAGAGATGTTGTCCCTAGGAAAAATCTAAAATACATGTCAGATATCCTCAGTAACTTAAAATGAATAAATTATCGAAAGAACCGTGACTAGTCACATAGTAACCTAGTCTATGTAAGTATTTAGATTGAATATGTTGCTCGATAGAATATAAAGAACATAATTTAGTTTCTTGATTTACACACCAATATATTATTGTAAACCCTTATGTATATATTATAACATATGCACATCAGCTTATGATTGTACACCCTCACATATCTAGTTTCCAAATCAGCATAACGACAACATATCTAGTTTCTAGAATTGCATAACAATATGTGCTCCTACACCCTTGTGTAgacgactgatgtctacgggtgcttctattcttgtagacagtgttgggcctccaagagcagaggtttgtagaacagcagcaagtttctcttaagtggatcacccaaggtttatcaaactcagggaggaagaggtcaaagatatccctctcatgcaaccctgcaaccacaaagcaagaagtctcttgtgtccccaacacacctaatacacttgtcagatgtatatgtgcactagttcggcgaagagatagtgaaatacaggtggtatgaatatatatgagcagtagtaacggtaccagaaaatagcttgatactacaactggcgtgtggttgatggtggtaatattgcaggcagtacagatgcagtaaaacagtaaacaagcagcgatttcagtatttgggaacaaggcctagggattatactttcactagtggacactctcaacattgatcacataacagaataaatagataaatgctatactctacactctcttgttggatgatgaacaccactaattgtgtaggattacacgaaccctcaatgccggagttaacaagctccacaatattcgatattcatatttaaataaccttagagtgcatgatagatcattgcaattacaccaagtactaacatagcatgcacactgtcaccatcacactatgaagaaggcatagatcacatcaatactatcatagcaataattaacttcataatctacaagagattacaatcataacctacgccaagtactacacgatgcacacactgtcaccattacaccgtgcaggaggaatatagtactttaataacatcactagagtagcacatagattaatagtgatacaaaacacattgtaatcataaagggatataaataagcacttcactatgctattcataacagtgaataagtattctgtgaaatatagcctaagagactgatacgtctccgacgtatcgataatttcttatgttccatgccacattattgatgatatctacatgttttatgcacactttatgtcatattcgtgcattttctggaactaacctattaacaagatgccgaagtgccgattcttgtttctgctgtttttggtttcagaaatcctagtaacgaaatattctcggaattggacgaaatcaacgcccagggtcctattttgccacgaagcttccagaagtccgaagaggagacgaagtggggccacgaggtgcccagaccctagggcggcgcggccccccccttggccgcgcggccctgtggtgtggggccctcgtgccgcctcctgacctgcccttccgcctacttaaagcctccgttgcgaaacccccagtaccgagagccacgatacggaaaaccttccagagacgccgccgccgccgatcccatctcgggggatccaggagatcgcctccggcaccctgccagagaggggaatcatctcccggaggactctacgccgccatggtcgcctccggagtgatgtgtgagtagtctactctgaatggcacgaatatgatggttgtcttctccccattgtgcttcattgtcggatcttgtgagctgcctaacatgatcaagatcatctatctgtaattctatatgttgcgtttgttgggatccgatgaatagagaatacttgttatgttgattatcaaagttatgtctatgtgttgtttatgatcttgcatgctctccgttactagtagatgctctggccaagtagatgcttgtaactccaagagggagtatttatgctcgatagtgggttcatgcctccattgatatctgggacagtgacagaaagttctaaggttgtggatgtgctgttgccactagggataaaacattagtgctatgttcaaggatgtagttactagttacattacgcgcaatacttaatgcaattgtctgttgttagcaacttaatactggagggggttcggatgataacctgaaggtggactttttaggcatagatgcatgctagatggcggtctatgtactttgtcgtaatgcccaattaaatctcactatactcatcataatatgtatgtgcatggtcatgccctctttatttgtcaattgcccaactgtaatttgttcacccaacatgctgtttatcttatgggagagacacctctagtgaactgtggaccccggtccaattctttatactgaaatacaatcatcgcacatcttgttctactgttttacgcaaacaatcatcttccacacaatacggttaatcctttgttacagcaagccggtgagattgataacctcactttgtttcgttggggcaaagtactttggttgtgttgtgcagcttCCACGatggcgccggaatccccggtgttgcgccgcactacatcccgccgccatcaaccttcaacgtgcttcttggctcctcccggttcgataaaccttggtttctttacgagggaaaacttgctgctgtgcgcatcataccttcctcttggggttcccaacgaacgtgtgagttacacgccatcaagctctttttctggcgccgttgccggggaacgaagaaaagttacaccacaaagattttcaactcccacgtcaacagctctttttctggcgccattgccggggagatcaagacacgctgcaaggggagtctccacttctcaatctctttactttgtttttgtcttgcttagttttatttactactttgtttgctgcactaaatcaaaatacaaaaaattagttgctagttttactttatttgctatcttgtttgctatatcaaaaacacaaaaaattagttacttgcatttactttatctagtttgctttatttactgttgctaaaatggctacccctgaaaatactaagttgtgtgacttcacaaccacaaataataatgatttcttatgcacaccttttgctccacctgctactacagcagaattctttgaaattaaacctgctttactgaatcttgttatgcgagagcaattttctggtgttagttacgatgatcttgctgcccatcttaataattttgttgaactatgtgaaatgcaaaagtataaagatgtagatggtgacattataaaattaaaattgttccctttctcattaagaggaagagctaaagattggttgctatctctgcctaagaatagtattgattcatggactaaatgcaaggatgcttttattggtagatattatccccctgctaaaattatatctttgaggagtagcataatgaattttaaacaattagatactgaacatgttgctcaagcttgggaaagaatgaaatctctggttaaaaattgcccaacacatggactgactacttggatgatcatccaaaccttctatgcaggactaaatttttcttcgcggaatttattggattcagctgctggaggtacctttatgtccatcactcttggtgaagcaacaaagcttcttgataatatgatgatcaactactctgaatggcacacggaaagagctccacaaggtaagaaggtaaattctgtcgaagaaacctcttccttgagtgataagattgatgctattatgtctatgcttgtgaatgataggactaatattcatcctaataatgttccgttagcctcattggttgcacaagaagaacatgttgatgtgaacttcattaaaaataataatttcaacaacaatgcttaccggaacaattctagtaacaactataggccatatccttataataatggcaacggctatggtaattcttatgggaattcttacaataataataggaacacaccccctggacttgaagccatgcttaaagaatttattagtacacaaactgcttttaacaaatctgttgaagaaaagcttgggaaaattgatatacttgcttctaaagttgatagtcttgctgctgatgttgatcttttgaaatcgaaagttatgcctaatgaaaaccaTCATAACAAAATTACTAATACAACAaattccattcaagttagaattaatgagaatataagattaatggctgaactgcgtgctaggtgggatagagaagaaaatgaaaaactagctaaagaaaagaatgtagctaaagtttggactattaccaccactagtaatgctaatgctacacatgttgctgcacctcctactattaataataaaagaattggtgttagcaatgtttccacttctaatgcaaagcgcgagaaacctaaagctgctaaaatcattaaatcgcctgtgataaaactgctgaaattttttccaacattggggatgatgatcccattgctttagattataatggtttgaattttgatgattgccacatctctgaagttataaagttcttgcaaaaacttgctaaaagtcctaatgctagtgctataaatttggttttcacgcaacatattacaaatgctctcataaaagctagagaagagaaactagagcgcgaagcctctattcctagaaagctagaggatggttgggagcccatcattaagatgaaggttaaagattttgattgtaatgctttatgtgatcttggtgcaagtatttctgttatgcctaagaaaatttataatatgcttgacttgccaccgctgaaaaattgttatttggatgttaatcttgctgatcattctacaaagaaacctttggggaaagttgataatgttcgcattaccgttaacaataaccttgtccccgttgattttgttgtcttggatattgaatgcaatgcatcttatcccattatattgggaagaccttttcttcgaactgttggtgctatcattgatatgaaggaaggtaatattaaatataaatttcctctcaagaaaggtatggaacacttccctaggaagagaatgaagttaccttttgattctattattagaacaaattatgatgttgatacttcgtctcttgataatacttgatacacactttctgcgcctagctgaaaggcgttaaagaaaagcgcttatgggagacaacccatgtttttacctacagtactttgtttttatttagtgtcttggaagttgtttactactgtatcaacctctccttatcttagtttagtgttttattgtgccaagtaaagtcgttgatagaaaagttcatactagatttggattactgcgcagaaacagatttctttgctgtcacgaatctgggctgttttccctgtaggtaactcagaaaattatgccaatttacgtgagtgatcctcagatatgtacgcaactttcattaaatttgagcattttcatttgagcaagtctgatgcctcgataaaattcgtcaatacgaactgttctgttttgacagattctgctttttatttcgcattgcctcttttg
It includes:
- the LOC127317025 gene encoding protein trichome birefringence-like 20; the protein is MKLFGKQPMQKLRLVNPTALFLPAIVLVLFVVTTRLPGSFFGAGIPTISCPGHPPVIRNSTSAVAGRVPKGCDIFRGEWVPDDAAPYYTNRSCALIEEHQNCMKYGRPDLGFLKWRWRPEGCELPRFDAAGFLHAVRSRSMVFVGDSLARNHMQSLMCLLSKVEYPKDISPTKNQPAVTMYYESHDFTLTIFRSLFLVKSNKSKSDGPWNLYLDEPDDAWLPFVSGYDYIIISGATWFSHPSMFYDAGGRLVGCQSCGVPGVPELGPRYSLRAAFRTALRAIANLEGFNGTAIVRTLTAASHFEGGDWDKGGDCRRTRPYAGNETRVTGKELDFYTAQVEEFNAAKEAARGRGVRMMLMDATAAMVLRPDGHPSRYGHWAHENVTLYNDCVHWCLPGPVDVWNQMLLHMLLAAS